The proteins below come from a single Triticum aestivum cultivar Chinese Spring chromosome 5D, IWGSC CS RefSeq v2.1, whole genome shotgun sequence genomic window:
- the LOC123123785 gene encoding uncharacterized protein DDB_G0290685, which translates to MGIFDLLDLADGASGDEAVARVVNKVLPPDDPDKPTKAAKKAAAKDAPANPPPQHHDQQYPQDGGNYYPREGNFGGGRGRGQGYYGGGGGRGGRGRGRGAGSSRVFEDANGRFYHDGYQRVYLTNDRPYYANGSGNRDYNNNNGSGGGYNQAPDSNYRNGGEGQRYGNDDRQYRRDNMKYVPKSKPSSVAASDVDTKSEGKVEPAAEEKQAEAPAQNVVEAVPVSESDKSTGDVQKDDSKKEEGEGAEKKPEGEGADKEGDGAEKKEKTNKGKCISGSVKRKLKKQKPKKEESNGDAPNETTAEKEQEAPIEQEKIEMTLEEYEKMQEKKKSLEASKPEERRVAAVDFEGLQLLEKKKIEDDAKLKAENVRKAKEAAAKEAKPRKVSIQEYLKNEDGSAYVPPTPPRRPQYGGGYRGGRGNGSYNGRSSRDNSSERRVYNSGRGENAIVFHNVEANANDSGASRRGEGYNGERQQGGYQQGGYNGGRGNGRYQERQDGYNGERRDQQQGGYYQERRDAYNGDRREQGGYNNGGYQERRDGYNGDRRQQGGYNGGRGNGGYQEQGGNNVGRGQERQDAYNGERRQQGGYNNGGRGNGGNQEGQEGGERRQQGGYNNGGGYQQGGNYRQWQGPRPKQDKEFTPADFPALGGASQAQSQAQA; encoded by the exons atgGGGATCTTCGACCTGCTCGACCTGGCCGACGGCGCCTCGGGGGACGAGGCCGTCGCCCGCGTCGTCAACAAGGTCCTCCCGCCCGACGACCCCGACAAGCCCACCAAGGCCGCCAAGAAGGCCGCCGCCAAGGACGCCCCCGCCAACCCCCCGCCCCAGCACCACGACCAGCAGTACCCCCAAG ATGGTGGAAACTATTACCCAAGGGAGGGCAACTTTGGTGGAGGCCGGGGCAGAGGCCAGGGCTACtatggtggtggtggcggcagaggaggccgTGGAAGGGGACGTGGTGCCGGATCCAGTCGTGTCTTTGAGGATGCCAACGGTCGTTTCTATCACGACGGCTATCAACGTGTCTACCTCACCAACGACCGTCCATACTATGCCAATGGCAGTGGCAACCGTGACTACAACAACAACAATGGCAGCGGAGGTGGCTACAACCAGGCCCCCGACTCTAACTACCGCAATGGCGGTGAGGGCCAGAGGTACGGCAATGATGACAGGCAGTACAGGAGGGACAACATGAAGTACGTTCCTAAGAGCAAGCCATCCTCTGTGGCTGCTTCTGATGTTGATACCAAGTCTGAAGGCAAGGTGGAGCCTGCTGCTGAGGAAAAGCAGGCCGAAGCCCCTGCTCAGAATGTTGTTGAAGCCGTCCCTGTTTCTGAATCTGACAAGTCTACTGG GGATGTGCAAAAAGATGATTctaagaaggaagagggagagggtgccGAAAAGAAgccagagggagagggcgctgaTAAGGAGGGAGATGGCgccgagaagaaggagaagaccaATAAGGGCAAGTGCATCAGTGGCTCTGTCAAGAGGAAGCTCAAGAAGcaaaagcctaagaaggaagagtcTAATGGGGATGCTCCCAATGAGACCACTGCTGAGAAAGAGCAGGAGGCTCCCATTGAACAAGAGAAAATT GAGATGACCCTTGAAGAATATGAGAAGATGCAAGAAAAGAAGAAGTCTCTGGAGGCCTCTAAACCTGAGGAGAGGAGGGTTGCTGCTGTAGATTTTGAGGGTCTCCAGCTCTTGgagaagaagaagattgaggatgaTGCTAAATTGAAGGCGGAAAATGTTCGCAAGGCAAAGGAGGCTGCTGCAAAGGAAGCTAAACCTCGCAAG GTCAGCATCCAGGAGTACCTGAAGAATGAGGATGGTTCAGCGTACGTGCCTCCGACACCACCGAGGCGCCCTCAATATGGCGGCGGCTACAGGGGAGGCCGTGGGAACGGTTCTTACAATGGCCGCAGCAGCCGTGACAACAGCTCTGAGCGCCGGGTCTACAACTCTGGCCGCGGGGAGAATGCCATTGTGTTCCACAACGTCGAGGCCAACGCCAACGACAGTGGCGCCTCAAGGAGGGGTGAGGGCTACAATGGCGAGCGCCAGCAAGGTGGCTACCAGCAAGGCGGGTACAATGGCGGCAGGGGCAACGGCAGGTACCAGGAGCGCCAGGACGGATACAATGGCGAGCGCCGGGACCAGCAGCAGGGTGGCTACTACCAGGAGCGCAGGGATGCCTACAATGGCGACCGCCGGGAGCAAGGCGGGTACAACAATGGTGGTTACCAGGAGCGCAGGGATGGCTACAATGGCGACCGCCGGCAGCAAGGCGGGTACAACGGTGGCCGTGGCAATGGAGGTTACCAGGAGCAAGGCGGGAACAATGTTGGCCGTGGCCAGGAGCGCCAGGATGCCTACAACGGCGAGCGCAGGCAGCAAGGCGGGTACAACAATGGCGGGCGGGGCAATGGTGGTAACCAGGAGGGCCAGGAGGGTGGTGAGCGCAGGCAGCAAGGCGGGTACAACAATGGCGGCGGGTACCAGCAGGGCGGCAACTACAGGCAGTGGCAAGGTCCGAGGCCAAAGCAGGACAAGGAGTTCACCCCGGCCGACTTCCCGGCTCTAGGTGGCGCATCTCAGGCGCAGTCGCAGGCCCAGGCCTAG